Proteins found in one Arcobacter sp. F155 genomic segment:
- the metE gene encoding 5-methyltetrahydropteroyltriglutamate--homocysteine S-methyltransferase yields MSKSYVIGFPRIGEQRELKKILEKYWSKNCSFKEVEEVASVLRKRHWKYQKDAGIKYISSNDFSFYDNVLDTCVLLNAIPKRFKDLKDEELYFSMARGNKTSVAMEMTKWFNTNYHYIVPELSLEDEYKLNASKILNEYKEAKEYGIKTKINIIGPITFSGLSKRVDRGDTYELHSKILPIYEELLKEISKLDDEITVQIDEPIFVKDNEQKVLSLIKPTYDKLASVSENIKIIVATYFEHSNEATKVLVNTPIYALALDFLYGKKNIESLSDIAKSDKKLIAGVVDGRNIWKNDIEKSVSILEEISQEVKKENILISSSCSLLHTPFTLRYEEKLDKKIKSWLSYAEEKLDEIHLISKLFFQGKSSLNEIEAKDLEKNIEANKSRKTSTVIHDEKVKQRVETFTKLSREKDFEERIKIQKELLKYEDLATTTIGSFPQTPEIRKARRDFKNSEISKEDYEKQMKQYIDECIAFQEECGIEVLVHGEPERNDMVEYFGEQLKGYGFSQNGWVQSYGSRCVKPPFIYGDISRPKAMTVDWITYAQSKTEKIMKGMLTGPVTILNWSFVRDDKPRDEVSKQIAVALSDEIDDLQKSGIKIIQVDEAAFKEGYPLRSENIKAYESWATRDFKISVSSAYPETQIHTHMCYSEFNDIIKTIEDMDADVISIETARSGNELLKIFKEVGYKQEVGPGVYDIHSPRIPSVEELKKQIKLLLEVLPKEQLWINPDCGLKTRKWEEVIPSLKNMVQAVKEIREENR; encoded by the coding sequence ATGTCAAAATCATATGTAATAGGTTTTCCAAGAATTGGAGAACAAAGAGAATTAAAAAAAATATTAGAAAAATATTGGTCAAAGAATTGTTCGTTTAAAGAAGTTGAAGAAGTTGCAAGTGTTTTAAGAAAAAGACACTGGAAATATCAAAAAGATGCAGGAATAAAATATATTTCGTCAAATGACTTTTCATTTTATGACAATGTTTTAGATACTTGCGTTTTATTAAATGCTATTCCAAAAAGATTTAAAGACTTAAAAGATGAAGAGCTATATTTCTCTATGGCTAGAGGAAATAAAACTAGTGTAGCAATGGAAATGACTAAATGGTTTAATACAAACTACCATTATATAGTTCCAGAACTTTCATTAGAAGATGAGTATAAATTAAATGCTTCAAAAATATTAAATGAATATAAAGAAGCAAAAGAGTACGGAATAAAAACGAAAATCAATATTATTGGACCAATTACATTTTCAGGTCTTTCAAAAAGAGTTGATAGAGGTGATACATATGAACTTCACTCTAAGATTTTACCTATTTATGAAGAACTTCTAAAAGAGATTTCAAAACTTGATGATGAAATCACTGTTCAAATAGATGAACCTATTTTTGTAAAAGACAATGAACAAAAAGTATTAAGCCTAATCAAGCCAACATATGACAAGTTAGCAAGTGTAAGTGAAAATATCAAAATCATTGTTGCAACATATTTTGAACACTCAAATGAAGCTACTAAAGTATTAGTAAATACTCCTATTTATGCTTTAGCTTTAGATTTTTTATATGGTAAGAAAAATATTGAAAGCTTAAGTGATATTGCAAAAAGTGATAAAAAACTTATTGCAGGAGTAGTTGATGGAAGAAATATTTGGAAAAATGATATTGAAAAAAGTGTTTCGATATTGGAAGAGATTTCTCAAGAAGTTAAAAAAGAGAATATCCTAATCTCTTCATCTTGTTCATTACTTCACACACCATTTACACTAAGATATGAAGAGAAGTTAGACAAAAAGATTAAATCTTGGCTAAGTTACGCAGAAGAAAAACTTGATGAGATTCACTTGATTTCAAAACTATTTTTCCAAGGCAAGTCTAGTCTAAATGAAATTGAAGCAAAAGATTTAGAAAAAAATATAGAAGCAAATAAAAGCAGAAAAACTTCAACTGTTATTCACGATGAAAAAGTAAAACAAAGAGTTGAAACTTTTACTAAACTTTCAAGAGAAAAAGATTTTGAAGAAAGAATCAAAATACAAAAAGAGCTTTTAAAGTATGAAGACTTAGCAACAACAACTATTGGTTCTTTCCCTCAAACACCTGAGATTAGAAAAGCAAGAAGAGATTTTAAAAATAGTGAAATCTCAAAAGAAGATTATGAAAAACAGATGAAACAGTATATTGATGAGTGTATTGCTTTTCAAGAAGAGTGCGGAATAGAAGTTTTAGTTCATGGTGAACCAGAAAGAAATGATATGGTTGAATACTTTGGAGAGCAACTAAAAGGTTATGGGTTTTCACAAAATGGTTGGGTTCAATCTTATGGAAGTAGATGCGTAAAACCACCATTTATTTATGGAGATATTTCAAGACCAAAAGCTATGACTGTTGATTGGATTACTTATGCACAAAGTAAAACAGAGAAAATCATGAAAGGTATGTTAACAGGTCCAGTTACTATTTTAAACTGGTCATTTGTTAGAGATGATAAACCTAGAGACGAAGTTTCAAAACAAATTGCTGTTGCTTTAAGTGATGAAATTGATGATTTACAAAAGAGTGGTATTAAAATAATTCAAGTTGATGAAGCAGCATTTAAAGAAGGCTATCCTTTAAGAAGTGAGAATATTAAAGCTTATGAATCTTGGGCAACAAGAGACTTTAAGATCTCAGTTAGTAGTGCATACCCTGAAACTCAAATTCATACACATATGTGTTATAGTGAATTTAATGACATTATTAAAACTATTGAAGATATGGATGCAGATGTTATTTCTATTGAGACTGCAAGAAGTGGAAACGAGCTTCTTAAAATATTTAAAGAAGTAGGATATAAACAAGAAGTTGGACCTGGAGTTTATGATATTCATAGCCCTAGAATTCCAAGTGTTGAAGAACTAAAAAAACAAATCAAACTTTTACTCGAAGTACTTCCAAAAGAGCAATTATGGATAAACCCAGATTGTGGACTTAAAACAAGAAAATGGGAAGAAGTAATTCCAAGTTTAAAAAACATGGTTCAAGCAGTAAAAGAGATTAGAGAAGAGAATAGATAG
- a CDS encoding DedA family protein: MLHDIVNFVVELVGDLGYIGIFLMMFLESSFFPFPSEVVMVPAGYLVYKGEMNMFAAIFAGIAGSLGGALFNYFLAIKYGRAFLIKYGRYFFISEETIAKVEVFFKEHGHISTFSGRLIPAVRQYISFPAGLAKMNLLTFSIYTSLGAGIWVVILTMLGYFIGGNEALIKEYLRYIIIAILIGLAAMGYWYYRRKKK; this comes from the coding sequence ATGCTGCATGATATTGTAAATTTTGTTGTTGAATTAGTTGGGGACTTAGGATATATTGGTATATTTTTAATGATGTTTTTAGAGAGTTCTTTTTTCCCTTTTCCTAGTGAGGTAGTAATGGTTCCAGCAGGATATTTAGTATATAAAGGTGAAATGAATATGTTTGCTGCAATTTTTGCAGGTATAGCAGGAAGTTTAGGTGGAGCATTATTTAACTACTTTTTAGCAATAAAATACGGAAGAGCCTTTTTGATTAAATATGGAAGATACTTTTTCATCAGTGAAGAAACAATTGCAAAAGTGGAAGTTTTCTTTAAAGAACATGGTCATATTTCAACTTTCTCAGGAAGACTTATTCCTGCTGTTAGACAATATATCTCTTTCCCCGCAGGCTTAGCAAAAATGAATCTGCTAACTTTTTCTATTTATACAAGTTTAGGTGCAGGTATTTGGGTTGTTATTTTAACAATGCTTGGTTATTTTATTGGTGGAAATGAAGCTTTAATCAAAGAGTATTTAAGATATATCATTATTGCTATTCTAATCGGACTTGCAGCAATGGGATATTGGTACTATAGAAGAAAAAAGAAATAG
- the trmD gene encoding tRNA (guanosine(37)-N1)-methyltransferase TrmD, translating into MKFTFVTLFPNLVEPYFYDSILKRAIDSNFISYEFYNPRDFTTNKHLKVDKQMIGGGAGMLMTPQPLFDCLDEIKRKNPEAYIVFPLAAAKPFKQNDAKRLAKKKNIVFVSGRYEGIDERVIEKYANEVFSIGEFILTGGELPSLVMADAIARNVEGVLGNADSLVEESYENNLLEAPSFSKPENFQDLSVIKEFLKGNHSKIATLKYNLAICKTKYFRPSLVTNKKQN; encoded by the coding sequence TTGAAATTTACTTTTGTAACTTTATTTCCCAATTTAGTAGAACCATATTTTTATGATTCAATACTAAAAAGGGCTATTGATTCAAACTTTATATCTTATGAGTTTTACAATCCTAGAGATTTTACAACTAATAAGCATTTAAAAGTAGATAAACAAATGATTGGTGGAGGCGCAGGAATGCTAATGACTCCTCAGCCACTTTTTGATTGTTTAGATGAAATTAAAAGAAAAAATCCTGAAGCTTATATTGTATTTCCCCTTGCTGCTGCAAAACCTTTTAAACAAAATGATGCAAAAAGATTAGCAAAAAAGAAAAATATAGTTTTTGTTTCTGGAAGATATGAAGGTATTGATGAAAGAGTTATAGAAAAGTATGCAAATGAAGTGTTTTCAATTGGAGAGTTTATTCTAACTGGTGGAGAACTACCATCTTTAGTTATGGCTGATGCTATTGCTAGAAATGTTGAGGGAGTTTTAGGAAATGCTGATTCTTTAGTAGAAGAGAGTTATGAAAATAACCTTTTAGAAGCACCTTCTTTTAGTAAACCAGAAAATTTTCAAGATTTAAGCGTCATTAAAGAATTCTTAAAGGGAAACCATAGTAAAATTGCCACCTTAAAATATAACTTGGCTATATGCAAGACAAAATACTTTAGACCAAGTTTAGTTACAAATAAAAAACAAAATTAA
- the rplS gene encoding 50S ribosomal protein L19 — translation MKNRYIASFEAAQIAEKEIPQFRAGDNVRLGVEIKEGSKTRVQTFEGVVIARSGNGVDATFTVRKLGANSVGVERIFPLYSESLKSFEVVRRGKVRRAKLHYLRGLTGKKAKIKELRK, via the coding sequence ATGAAAAATAGATACATTGCAAGCTTTGAAGCAGCGCAAATTGCAGAAAAAGAAATTCCTCAGTTTAGAGCTGGAGACAACGTAAGACTTGGTGTTGAGATTAAAGAAGGTTCTAAGACTAGAGTTCAAACTTTCGAAGGTGTTGTAATTGCTAGATCTGGTAACGGTGTTGATGCAACATTTACTGTTAGAAAACTTGGAGCTAACTCTGTTGGTGTAGAAAGAATTTTCCCACTATATTCTGAGTCTTTAAAGTCTTTTGAAGTAGTAAGAAGAGGTAAAGTAAGAAGAGCTAAATTACACTACCTTAGAGGTCTTACTGGTAAGAAAGCTAAAATTAAAGAGCTTAGAAAATAA